The genome window GGGCTTAGTACTGACTTGcttggccctcttcctttctaTCACCACCATCGTGGTGATGGGGACTTTCATTCAGTACCGCCATACTCccatggtcaaagccaacaactggaACATCACCTgtgccctcctctcctctctcctcctctgcttcctctgttccttcttctttattggacagcctggaactctcacctgccttctgagacaaatGGTGTTTGGCATCGTCTTCTGTGTGtctgttgcttgtgtcttagccaaaaccatcactgtgaTAGTAGCCTTCATGGCCACAAAGCCTGGACATGGGATGAGAAGATGGGTTGGGAAGCAGCTGGCAGGGTCAGTCATCATGGTGTCTTCTCTTACTCAGGCTGGTATCTGTGCGGTCTGGTTGATTATCTCTCCCCCTTTCCCTGAGTTTGACATGCATTCTGAGACTGACACAATCTTGCTTCAATGCAATGAAGGTTCAGATCTCATGTTCTACCTTGTCCTAGGCTACATGGGGTTATTGGCCATCCTCAGTTTCTTGGTAGCCTTTTTTGCCCGGAAGCTGCCTGatacttttaatgaagccaaaCTGATTGCATTTAGCATGCTGATGTTTTGTAGCGTTTGGGTGTCTTTCCTCCCATCCTATATGAGTACTAAAGGGAAATATATGGTAGCTgtggaggtcttctccatcttAGTTTCCAGTGGTGGGTTGCTCGGTATTATCTTTCTTCCCAAATGTTATGTTCTTCTTCTCAGGCCTGATTTGAACACCAAGGAGCAAATAGTAGGGAATAAGGTGAGATGCAGGTGAGAAGAAAATCACATCATCTTTAGCGACTCCCTCTGGGGAAAGTCTACACATACAATAGAAAGAAATTATAGATATCTTAGACGTCTTGAAAATTGTTCTGGTTTTGTAATTTTTTCATGTTACTTTAGGCAGAAACATACCTACACCATTAAATTCCAAGTGGGTGTagtgtttttcttccattttataaGACAGCATGTTGTTTGGATGTTGGGTTACAATTGAGCATTCAGGTTGATCTTGAGGATGGCATAAGGAAAGGTCAAGA of Pogona vitticeps strain Pit_001003342236 chromosome 6, PviZW2.1, whole genome shotgun sequence contains these proteins:
- the LOC140708284 gene encoding vomeronasal type-2 receptor 26-like: MDLLFMSRGQPLNYNCGKKAKLLAAIGGLTSENSRQMATIFSIYNIPQLHSFLRNIRLNNSAGEEIFFNEKGDLEAGYDIINFVRFPNESFQTIRVGSVNPAAPVGQRFVLNGSAITWNEKFNQSLPRSTCVESCHPGESMSVQLGKQVCCYDCVACPKGRISIQMDAEQCKECPEGQYPNKNQDRCIPKALSFLSYEEPLGLVLTCLALFLSITTIVVMGTFIQYRHTPMVKANNWNITCALLSSLLLCFLCSFFFIGQPGTLTCLLRQMVFGIVFCVSVACVLAKTITVIVAFMATKPGHGMRRWVGKQLAGSVIMVSSLTQAGICAVWLIISPPFPEFDMHSETDTILLQCNEGSDLMFYLVLGYMGLLAILSFLVAFFARKLPDTFNEAKLIAFSMLMFCSVWVSFLPSYMSTKGKYMVAVEVFSILVSSGGLLGIIFLPKCYVLLLRPDLNTKEQIVGNKVRCR